In Macadamia integrifolia cultivar HAES 741 chromosome 13, SCU_Mint_v3, whole genome shotgun sequence, one DNA window encodes the following:
- the LOC122059099 gene encoding uncharacterized protein LOC122059099 produces MSSMWKRGPVKVKGQVIRFQRWRPEFSIHDDHTQNKLVWIHYSELPMEYWHERILLSMAKAFGRPVEIDRRTRNATMGSYARILVEVELGGSRVEEIQVERRQPRTNTLFWFKQRILYEDDIGRCSFCKKLGHSITQCRETKSKERSDEGLKGDANVNLNQGCVGRTEDGRLSLVANPDASSDIGRTNLEGNIPPLFLKENTINNGNPPMGDSPPILEGQLDR; encoded by the coding sequence ATGTCCTCCATGTGGAAACGAGGCCCAGTTAAGGTGAAGGGACAGGTCATTCGTTTTCAGCGATGGCGCCCAGAGTTTAGTATTCACGATGATCATACCCAAAATAAATTGGTGTGGATTCACTATTCTGAGCTACctatggaatattggcatgagagaaTTTTACTATCAATGGCCAAGGCATTTGGACGCCCTGTGGAGATAGATCGTAGGACGAGGAACGCCACTATGGGTAGCTATGCGCGTATCCTCGTAGAAGTGGAACTAGGGGGCTCTCGTGTGGAGGAGATCCAGGTGGAGAGAAGGCAACCGAGGACAAACACTCTATTCTGGTTTAAGCAGAGAATCTTGTATGAAGACGACATTGGAAGATGCTCGTTTTGCAAAAAACTGGGTCACTCTATCACCCAATGTAGGGAGACAAAGAGCAAGGAGAGGTCCGATGAAGGATTAAAGGGAGACGCAAATGTGAATCTGAATCAAGGCTGTGTTGGCCGAACAGAGGATGGGCGGCTCTCACTGGTGGCAAATCCAGATGCTTCTAGTGACATTGGAAGGACTAATTTGGAAGGAAATATTCCACCcctttttttaaaggaaaataccATAAACAATGGAAATCCTCCAATGGGAGATTCCCCTCCTATTTTGGAAGGTCAACTGGATAGATAG
- the LOC122059100 gene encoding uncharacterized protein LOC122059100, whose translation MDALPGDAEIKRVVWELDPDSSPGPDGFPGAFFKRCWHIVEKEVSNAVRYFFSSSYMPHGVNNNFLVLIPKIDRVDNLGNFRPLCMGNFFCKIITKVMALRLEPLLPRLISDEQGAFQKGKIIHDNNMVASKLANLMFSSTRGGGIGIKIDIRKAYDTIGWTFIFQVMHRFSFSERWIGWLNQILISSKISILVNGGL comes from the coding sequence ATGGATGCCCTTCCTGGTGATGCAGAGATTAAAAGGGTTGTGTGGGAGCTTGATCCGGACAGCTCGCCAGGTCCTGACGGCTTCCCTGGGGCTTTCTTCAAAAGATGCTGGCACATTGTGGAAAAAGAAGTGAGCAACGCGGTCAGATATTTTTTCAGCTCAAGCTACATGCCGCATGGTGTGAACAATAATTTTCTTGTGCTGATCCCTAAGATAGATAGGGTAGATAACCTAGGTAACTTCCGGCCTCTATGCATGGGAAACTTCTTCTGCAAAATTATTACAAAGGTGATGGCATTGAGGTTGGAGCCTCTTCTTCCCAGATTAATATCTGATGAGCAAGGCGCTTTCCAAAAAGGAAAGATTATACATGACAATAATATGGTCGCTTCAAAGCTTGCGAACTTGATGTTCTCATCCACCAGAGGAGGGGGTATTGGCATAAAAATCGACATCAGAAAAGCCTATGACACAATTGGCTGGACGTTTATTTTTCAGGTTATGCATAGATTCAGTTTCTCTGAGAGATGGATCGGATGGCTCAACCAAATTCTAATATCTTCTAAGATATCAATTCTAGTTAATGGAGGACTGTAA
- the LOC122058655 gene encoding homeobox-leucine zipper protein ROC2-like isoform X1, translating into MTDNFSGSVDKMLQPNLLEGQQQQYPLEMMMSTNTLENEMANLREDELESKSGSENLEGGASGDDQDPNNRPRKKRYHRHTQHQIQEMESFFKECPHPDDKQRKELSRELGLEPLQIKFWFQNKRTQMKTQHERHENTQLRNENEKLRTENIRYKEALSHTSCPNCGGPTSIGEMSFDENHLRIENSRLREEIDRISGIAAKYVGGKSFVPYPLPNLGVGNYGMHGTTGGEMYGAASDLLRSFSAPTDADKPMIIELAVAAMEELIRMAQLGEPLWLPGPDGATEILNEDEYIRTFPRGIGPKPFGLKTEASRETAVVIMNHVNIVEILMDETQWASVFSSIVSRAMTLEVLSTGVAGNYNGALQVMTAEFQVPSPVVPSRESYFVRYCKHHPDGTWAVVDVSLDTLRPGLGTRCRRRPSGCLIQEMPNGYSKVTWLEHVEVDDRAVNNIYKLLVNSGLAFGAKRWVGTLDRQCERLASAMATGIPSGDVGVITSQEGRKSMLKLAERMVMSFCGGVGASTAHTWTTVSGGAAEDVRVMTRKSIDDPGRPPGIVLSAATSFWLPVPPKRVFDFLRDENFRSEWDILSNGGVVQEMAHVANGREPGNCVSLLRVNSTNSNQSNMLILQESFTDSTGSYIIYAPIDLVSMNVVLNGGDPDYVALLPSGFSILPDGPKTHGGTLVGEVGSGGTLLTVAFQILVDSVPTAKLSLGSVATVNSLIACTVDRIKGAF; encoded by the exons ATGACTGATAATTTTTCTG GATCTGTAGATAAGATGTTGCAGCCAAACCTACTGGAGGGTCAGCAGCAGCAGTATCCGCTGGAGATGATGATGAGCACTAACACCTTAGAAAACGAGATGGCAAATCTGAGGGAAGATGAATTGGAGAGCAAATCTGGCAGTGAGAACCTCGAAGGTGGTGCCTCCGGCGATGATCAAGACCCCAACAACCGCCCCCGCAAGAAGCGCTACCACCGCCATACTCAGCACCAAATCCAAGAAATGGAATC ATTTTTCAAAGAATGCCCTCATCCAGATGACAAGCAAAGGAAGGAGCTAAGTCGTGAATTAGGGTTAGAGCCTTTGCAGATCAAGTTTTGGTTCCAAAATAAACGAACCCAAATGAAG ACCCAGCATGAGCGCCATGAGAACACACAGCTTAGAAATGAGAACGAGAAGCTCCGGACAGAGAATATTAGGTATAAAGAAGCCCTCAGCCATACCTCATGCCCCAACTGTGGTGGCCCAACAAGTATTGGGGAGATGTCCTTCGACGAGAATCATCTCAGAATCGAGAATTCTCGACTCAGAGAAGAg ATTGATAGGATTTCGGGCATTGCTGCTAAGTATGTGGGAGGTAAGTCGTTTGTGCCCTACCCTCTTCCCAACTTAGGGGTTGGGAACTATGGAATGCACGGCACCACCGGAGGGGAGATGTATGGAGCAGCAAGTGATCTCCTTAGATCATTCTCTGCACCAACTGATGCCGATAAGCCTATGATTATCGAACTCGCTGTGGCAGCAATGGAGGAACTGATTAGAATGGCTCAACTAGGTGAACCCTTGTGGCTGCCAGGCCCTGATGGTGCTACTGAGATCCTAAATGAAGATGAATATATACGGACCTTCCCTAGGGGAATAGGACCAAAACCCTTTGGGTTGAAAACTGAAGCTTCTAGGGAAACTGCTgttgttatcatgaatcatgTTAACATTGTTGAGATTCTCATGGATGAG ACTCAGTGGGCTAGTGTCTTCTCTAGCATTGTATCAAGAGCCATGACTCTGGAAGTCCTATCAACAGGAGTAGCAGGAAACTACAATGGAGCCTTGCAAGTG ATGACAGCAGAATTCCAAGTCCCCTCGCCGGTTGTTCCATCGCGTGAGAGTTACTTTGTAAGGTACTGTAAACATCACCCCGACGGGACTTGGGCAGTGGTTGATGTTTCATTGGACACTTTAAGGCCTGGTTTAGGAACTAGATGTAGAAGAAGGCCATCAGGATGTTTAATCCAAGAAATGCCAAATGGGTATTCCAAG GTCACATGGCTTGAACATGTAGAAGTTGATGATAGAGCAGTGAATAACATATACAAATTGCTAGTTAACTCTGGACTCGCATTTGGTGCAAAGCGCTGGGTTGGTACTTTGGATCGACAGTGTGAACGTTTGGCTAGCGCAATGGCTACTGGCATTCCTTCTGGAGATGTTGGTg TAATAACAAGTCAAGAAGGTAGAAAGAGCATGCTGAAGCTGGCTGAGAGGATGGTGATGAGTTTTTGTGGTGGTGTGGGTGCTTCAACTGCTCACACATGGACTACTGTTTCTGGGGGTGCTGCTGAAGATGTAAGGGTCATGACCAGAAAAAGCATAGATGATCCAGGTAGGCCTCCCGGTATTGTACTAAGTGCCGCCACGTCCTTCTGGCTTCCAGTCCCACCAAAGAGGGTTTTCGATTTCCTTCGCGACGAGAACTTTCGAAGTGAG TGGGATATACTTTCAAATGGTGGTGTTGTGCAAGAAATGGCACATGTTGCAAATGGTCGTGAACCAGGGAACTGCGTCTCACTACTGCGCGTGAAT AGTACAAATTCAAACCAAAGCAACATGCTAATATTACAAGAGAGCTTCACAGACTCCACAGGCTCTTATATAATCTATGCTCCTATTGACCTTGTTTCCATGAATGTGGTGCTAAATGGTGGAGATCCAGACTATGTGGCACTCCTTCCCTCAGGATTTTCTATATTGCCTGATGGACCAAAAACTCATGGAGGAACATTAGTTGGTGAGGTTGGGTCTGGTGGAACTCTTCTGACAGTGGCATTTCAAATCTTAGTCGATTCAGTTCCAACTGCAAAACTCTCTCTTGGATCTGTGGCTACCGTAAACAGTCTCATTGCTTGCACTGTTGATAGAATTAAGGGCGCATTTTAA
- the LOC122058655 gene encoding homeobox-leucine zipper protein ROC2-like isoform X2 has product MTDNFSDKMLQPNLLEGQQQQYPLEMMMSTNTLENEMANLREDELESKSGSENLEGGASGDDQDPNNRPRKKRYHRHTQHQIQEMESFFKECPHPDDKQRKELSRELGLEPLQIKFWFQNKRTQMKTQHERHENTQLRNENEKLRTENIRYKEALSHTSCPNCGGPTSIGEMSFDENHLRIENSRLREEIDRISGIAAKYVGGKSFVPYPLPNLGVGNYGMHGTTGGEMYGAASDLLRSFSAPTDADKPMIIELAVAAMEELIRMAQLGEPLWLPGPDGATEILNEDEYIRTFPRGIGPKPFGLKTEASRETAVVIMNHVNIVEILMDETQWASVFSSIVSRAMTLEVLSTGVAGNYNGALQVMTAEFQVPSPVVPSRESYFVRYCKHHPDGTWAVVDVSLDTLRPGLGTRCRRRPSGCLIQEMPNGYSKVTWLEHVEVDDRAVNNIYKLLVNSGLAFGAKRWVGTLDRQCERLASAMATGIPSGDVGVITSQEGRKSMLKLAERMVMSFCGGVGASTAHTWTTVSGGAAEDVRVMTRKSIDDPGRPPGIVLSAATSFWLPVPPKRVFDFLRDENFRSEWDILSNGGVVQEMAHVANGREPGNCVSLLRVNSTNSNQSNMLILQESFTDSTGSYIIYAPIDLVSMNVVLNGGDPDYVALLPSGFSILPDGPKTHGGTLVGEVGSGGTLLTVAFQILVDSVPTAKLSLGSVATVNSLIACTVDRIKGAF; this is encoded by the exons ATGACTGATAATTTTTCTG ATAAGATGTTGCAGCCAAACCTACTGGAGGGTCAGCAGCAGCAGTATCCGCTGGAGATGATGATGAGCACTAACACCTTAGAAAACGAGATGGCAAATCTGAGGGAAGATGAATTGGAGAGCAAATCTGGCAGTGAGAACCTCGAAGGTGGTGCCTCCGGCGATGATCAAGACCCCAACAACCGCCCCCGCAAGAAGCGCTACCACCGCCATACTCAGCACCAAATCCAAGAAATGGAATC ATTTTTCAAAGAATGCCCTCATCCAGATGACAAGCAAAGGAAGGAGCTAAGTCGTGAATTAGGGTTAGAGCCTTTGCAGATCAAGTTTTGGTTCCAAAATAAACGAACCCAAATGAAG ACCCAGCATGAGCGCCATGAGAACACACAGCTTAGAAATGAGAACGAGAAGCTCCGGACAGAGAATATTAGGTATAAAGAAGCCCTCAGCCATACCTCATGCCCCAACTGTGGTGGCCCAACAAGTATTGGGGAGATGTCCTTCGACGAGAATCATCTCAGAATCGAGAATTCTCGACTCAGAGAAGAg ATTGATAGGATTTCGGGCATTGCTGCTAAGTATGTGGGAGGTAAGTCGTTTGTGCCCTACCCTCTTCCCAACTTAGGGGTTGGGAACTATGGAATGCACGGCACCACCGGAGGGGAGATGTATGGAGCAGCAAGTGATCTCCTTAGATCATTCTCTGCACCAACTGATGCCGATAAGCCTATGATTATCGAACTCGCTGTGGCAGCAATGGAGGAACTGATTAGAATGGCTCAACTAGGTGAACCCTTGTGGCTGCCAGGCCCTGATGGTGCTACTGAGATCCTAAATGAAGATGAATATATACGGACCTTCCCTAGGGGAATAGGACCAAAACCCTTTGGGTTGAAAACTGAAGCTTCTAGGGAAACTGCTgttgttatcatgaatcatgTTAACATTGTTGAGATTCTCATGGATGAG ACTCAGTGGGCTAGTGTCTTCTCTAGCATTGTATCAAGAGCCATGACTCTGGAAGTCCTATCAACAGGAGTAGCAGGAAACTACAATGGAGCCTTGCAAGTG ATGACAGCAGAATTCCAAGTCCCCTCGCCGGTTGTTCCATCGCGTGAGAGTTACTTTGTAAGGTACTGTAAACATCACCCCGACGGGACTTGGGCAGTGGTTGATGTTTCATTGGACACTTTAAGGCCTGGTTTAGGAACTAGATGTAGAAGAAGGCCATCAGGATGTTTAATCCAAGAAATGCCAAATGGGTATTCCAAG GTCACATGGCTTGAACATGTAGAAGTTGATGATAGAGCAGTGAATAACATATACAAATTGCTAGTTAACTCTGGACTCGCATTTGGTGCAAAGCGCTGGGTTGGTACTTTGGATCGACAGTGTGAACGTTTGGCTAGCGCAATGGCTACTGGCATTCCTTCTGGAGATGTTGGTg TAATAACAAGTCAAGAAGGTAGAAAGAGCATGCTGAAGCTGGCTGAGAGGATGGTGATGAGTTTTTGTGGTGGTGTGGGTGCTTCAACTGCTCACACATGGACTACTGTTTCTGGGGGTGCTGCTGAAGATGTAAGGGTCATGACCAGAAAAAGCATAGATGATCCAGGTAGGCCTCCCGGTATTGTACTAAGTGCCGCCACGTCCTTCTGGCTTCCAGTCCCACCAAAGAGGGTTTTCGATTTCCTTCGCGACGAGAACTTTCGAAGTGAG TGGGATATACTTTCAAATGGTGGTGTTGTGCAAGAAATGGCACATGTTGCAAATGGTCGTGAACCAGGGAACTGCGTCTCACTACTGCGCGTGAAT AGTACAAATTCAAACCAAAGCAACATGCTAATATTACAAGAGAGCTTCACAGACTCCACAGGCTCTTATATAATCTATGCTCCTATTGACCTTGTTTCCATGAATGTGGTGCTAAATGGTGGAGATCCAGACTATGTGGCACTCCTTCCCTCAGGATTTTCTATATTGCCTGATGGACCAAAAACTCATGGAGGAACATTAGTTGGTGAGGTTGGGTCTGGTGGAACTCTTCTGACAGTGGCATTTCAAATCTTAGTCGATTCAGTTCCAACTGCAAAACTCTCTCTTGGATCTGTGGCTACCGTAAACAGTCTCATTGCTTGCACTGTTGATAGAATTAAGGGCGCATTTTAA
- the LOC122058655 gene encoding homeobox-leucine zipper protein ROC2-like isoform X3: MLQPNLLEGQQQQYPLEMMMSTNTLENEMANLREDELESKSGSENLEGGASGDDQDPNNRPRKKRYHRHTQHQIQEMESFFKECPHPDDKQRKELSRELGLEPLQIKFWFQNKRTQMKTQHERHENTQLRNENEKLRTENIRYKEALSHTSCPNCGGPTSIGEMSFDENHLRIENSRLREEIDRISGIAAKYVGGKSFVPYPLPNLGVGNYGMHGTTGGEMYGAASDLLRSFSAPTDADKPMIIELAVAAMEELIRMAQLGEPLWLPGPDGATEILNEDEYIRTFPRGIGPKPFGLKTEASRETAVVIMNHVNIVEILMDETQWASVFSSIVSRAMTLEVLSTGVAGNYNGALQVMTAEFQVPSPVVPSRESYFVRYCKHHPDGTWAVVDVSLDTLRPGLGTRCRRRPSGCLIQEMPNGYSKVTWLEHVEVDDRAVNNIYKLLVNSGLAFGAKRWVGTLDRQCERLASAMATGIPSGDVGVITSQEGRKSMLKLAERMVMSFCGGVGASTAHTWTTVSGGAAEDVRVMTRKSIDDPGRPPGIVLSAATSFWLPVPPKRVFDFLRDENFRSEWDILSNGGVVQEMAHVANGREPGNCVSLLRVNSTNSNQSNMLILQESFTDSTGSYIIYAPIDLVSMNVVLNGGDPDYVALLPSGFSILPDGPKTHGGTLVGEVGSGGTLLTVAFQILVDSVPTAKLSLGSVATVNSLIACTVDRIKGAF; the protein is encoded by the exons ATGTTGCAGCCAAACCTACTGGAGGGTCAGCAGCAGCAGTATCCGCTGGAGATGATGATGAGCACTAACACCTTAGAAAACGAGATGGCAAATCTGAGGGAAGATGAATTGGAGAGCAAATCTGGCAGTGAGAACCTCGAAGGTGGTGCCTCCGGCGATGATCAAGACCCCAACAACCGCCCCCGCAAGAAGCGCTACCACCGCCATACTCAGCACCAAATCCAAGAAATGGAATC ATTTTTCAAAGAATGCCCTCATCCAGATGACAAGCAAAGGAAGGAGCTAAGTCGTGAATTAGGGTTAGAGCCTTTGCAGATCAAGTTTTGGTTCCAAAATAAACGAACCCAAATGAAG ACCCAGCATGAGCGCCATGAGAACACACAGCTTAGAAATGAGAACGAGAAGCTCCGGACAGAGAATATTAGGTATAAAGAAGCCCTCAGCCATACCTCATGCCCCAACTGTGGTGGCCCAACAAGTATTGGGGAGATGTCCTTCGACGAGAATCATCTCAGAATCGAGAATTCTCGACTCAGAGAAGAg ATTGATAGGATTTCGGGCATTGCTGCTAAGTATGTGGGAGGTAAGTCGTTTGTGCCCTACCCTCTTCCCAACTTAGGGGTTGGGAACTATGGAATGCACGGCACCACCGGAGGGGAGATGTATGGAGCAGCAAGTGATCTCCTTAGATCATTCTCTGCACCAACTGATGCCGATAAGCCTATGATTATCGAACTCGCTGTGGCAGCAATGGAGGAACTGATTAGAATGGCTCAACTAGGTGAACCCTTGTGGCTGCCAGGCCCTGATGGTGCTACTGAGATCCTAAATGAAGATGAATATATACGGACCTTCCCTAGGGGAATAGGACCAAAACCCTTTGGGTTGAAAACTGAAGCTTCTAGGGAAACTGCTgttgttatcatgaatcatgTTAACATTGTTGAGATTCTCATGGATGAG ACTCAGTGGGCTAGTGTCTTCTCTAGCATTGTATCAAGAGCCATGACTCTGGAAGTCCTATCAACAGGAGTAGCAGGAAACTACAATGGAGCCTTGCAAGTG ATGACAGCAGAATTCCAAGTCCCCTCGCCGGTTGTTCCATCGCGTGAGAGTTACTTTGTAAGGTACTGTAAACATCACCCCGACGGGACTTGGGCAGTGGTTGATGTTTCATTGGACACTTTAAGGCCTGGTTTAGGAACTAGATGTAGAAGAAGGCCATCAGGATGTTTAATCCAAGAAATGCCAAATGGGTATTCCAAG GTCACATGGCTTGAACATGTAGAAGTTGATGATAGAGCAGTGAATAACATATACAAATTGCTAGTTAACTCTGGACTCGCATTTGGTGCAAAGCGCTGGGTTGGTACTTTGGATCGACAGTGTGAACGTTTGGCTAGCGCAATGGCTACTGGCATTCCTTCTGGAGATGTTGGTg TAATAACAAGTCAAGAAGGTAGAAAGAGCATGCTGAAGCTGGCTGAGAGGATGGTGATGAGTTTTTGTGGTGGTGTGGGTGCTTCAACTGCTCACACATGGACTACTGTTTCTGGGGGTGCTGCTGAAGATGTAAGGGTCATGACCAGAAAAAGCATAGATGATCCAGGTAGGCCTCCCGGTATTGTACTAAGTGCCGCCACGTCCTTCTGGCTTCCAGTCCCACCAAAGAGGGTTTTCGATTTCCTTCGCGACGAGAACTTTCGAAGTGAG TGGGATATACTTTCAAATGGTGGTGTTGTGCAAGAAATGGCACATGTTGCAAATGGTCGTGAACCAGGGAACTGCGTCTCACTACTGCGCGTGAAT AGTACAAATTCAAACCAAAGCAACATGCTAATATTACAAGAGAGCTTCACAGACTCCACAGGCTCTTATATAATCTATGCTCCTATTGACCTTGTTTCCATGAATGTGGTGCTAAATGGTGGAGATCCAGACTATGTGGCACTCCTTCCCTCAGGATTTTCTATATTGCCTGATGGACCAAAAACTCATGGAGGAACATTAGTTGGTGAGGTTGGGTCTGGTGGAACTCTTCTGACAGTGGCATTTCAAATCTTAGTCGATTCAGTTCCAACTGCAAAACTCTCTCTTGGATCTGTGGCTACCGTAAACAGTCTCATTGCTTGCACTGTTGATAGAATTAAGGGCGCATTTTAA
- the LOC122058655 gene encoding homeobox-leucine zipper protein ROC2-like isoform X4: protein MMMSTNTLENEMANLREDELESKSGSENLEGGASGDDQDPNNRPRKKRYHRHTQHQIQEMESFFKECPHPDDKQRKELSRELGLEPLQIKFWFQNKRTQMKTQHERHENTQLRNENEKLRTENIRYKEALSHTSCPNCGGPTSIGEMSFDENHLRIENSRLREEIDRISGIAAKYVGGKSFVPYPLPNLGVGNYGMHGTTGGEMYGAASDLLRSFSAPTDADKPMIIELAVAAMEELIRMAQLGEPLWLPGPDGATEILNEDEYIRTFPRGIGPKPFGLKTEASRETAVVIMNHVNIVEILMDETQWASVFSSIVSRAMTLEVLSTGVAGNYNGALQVMTAEFQVPSPVVPSRESYFVRYCKHHPDGTWAVVDVSLDTLRPGLGTRCRRRPSGCLIQEMPNGYSKVTWLEHVEVDDRAVNNIYKLLVNSGLAFGAKRWVGTLDRQCERLASAMATGIPSGDVGVITSQEGRKSMLKLAERMVMSFCGGVGASTAHTWTTVSGGAAEDVRVMTRKSIDDPGRPPGIVLSAATSFWLPVPPKRVFDFLRDENFRSEWDILSNGGVVQEMAHVANGREPGNCVSLLRVNSTNSNQSNMLILQESFTDSTGSYIIYAPIDLVSMNVVLNGGDPDYVALLPSGFSILPDGPKTHGGTLVGEVGSGGTLLTVAFQILVDSVPTAKLSLGSVATVNSLIACTVDRIKGAF, encoded by the exons ATGATGATGAGCACTAACACCTTAGAAAACGAGATGGCAAATCTGAGGGAAGATGAATTGGAGAGCAAATCTGGCAGTGAGAACCTCGAAGGTGGTGCCTCCGGCGATGATCAAGACCCCAACAACCGCCCCCGCAAGAAGCGCTACCACCGCCATACTCAGCACCAAATCCAAGAAATGGAATC ATTTTTCAAAGAATGCCCTCATCCAGATGACAAGCAAAGGAAGGAGCTAAGTCGTGAATTAGGGTTAGAGCCTTTGCAGATCAAGTTTTGGTTCCAAAATAAACGAACCCAAATGAAG ACCCAGCATGAGCGCCATGAGAACACACAGCTTAGAAATGAGAACGAGAAGCTCCGGACAGAGAATATTAGGTATAAAGAAGCCCTCAGCCATACCTCATGCCCCAACTGTGGTGGCCCAACAAGTATTGGGGAGATGTCCTTCGACGAGAATCATCTCAGAATCGAGAATTCTCGACTCAGAGAAGAg ATTGATAGGATTTCGGGCATTGCTGCTAAGTATGTGGGAGGTAAGTCGTTTGTGCCCTACCCTCTTCCCAACTTAGGGGTTGGGAACTATGGAATGCACGGCACCACCGGAGGGGAGATGTATGGAGCAGCAAGTGATCTCCTTAGATCATTCTCTGCACCAACTGATGCCGATAAGCCTATGATTATCGAACTCGCTGTGGCAGCAATGGAGGAACTGATTAGAATGGCTCAACTAGGTGAACCCTTGTGGCTGCCAGGCCCTGATGGTGCTACTGAGATCCTAAATGAAGATGAATATATACGGACCTTCCCTAGGGGAATAGGACCAAAACCCTTTGGGTTGAAAACTGAAGCTTCTAGGGAAACTGCTgttgttatcatgaatcatgTTAACATTGTTGAGATTCTCATGGATGAG ACTCAGTGGGCTAGTGTCTTCTCTAGCATTGTATCAAGAGCCATGACTCTGGAAGTCCTATCAACAGGAGTAGCAGGAAACTACAATGGAGCCTTGCAAGTG ATGACAGCAGAATTCCAAGTCCCCTCGCCGGTTGTTCCATCGCGTGAGAGTTACTTTGTAAGGTACTGTAAACATCACCCCGACGGGACTTGGGCAGTGGTTGATGTTTCATTGGACACTTTAAGGCCTGGTTTAGGAACTAGATGTAGAAGAAGGCCATCAGGATGTTTAATCCAAGAAATGCCAAATGGGTATTCCAAG GTCACATGGCTTGAACATGTAGAAGTTGATGATAGAGCAGTGAATAACATATACAAATTGCTAGTTAACTCTGGACTCGCATTTGGTGCAAAGCGCTGGGTTGGTACTTTGGATCGACAGTGTGAACGTTTGGCTAGCGCAATGGCTACTGGCATTCCTTCTGGAGATGTTGGTg TAATAACAAGTCAAGAAGGTAGAAAGAGCATGCTGAAGCTGGCTGAGAGGATGGTGATGAGTTTTTGTGGTGGTGTGGGTGCTTCAACTGCTCACACATGGACTACTGTTTCTGGGGGTGCTGCTGAAGATGTAAGGGTCATGACCAGAAAAAGCATAGATGATCCAGGTAGGCCTCCCGGTATTGTACTAAGTGCCGCCACGTCCTTCTGGCTTCCAGTCCCACCAAAGAGGGTTTTCGATTTCCTTCGCGACGAGAACTTTCGAAGTGAG TGGGATATACTTTCAAATGGTGGTGTTGTGCAAGAAATGGCACATGTTGCAAATGGTCGTGAACCAGGGAACTGCGTCTCACTACTGCGCGTGAAT AGTACAAATTCAAACCAAAGCAACATGCTAATATTACAAGAGAGCTTCACAGACTCCACAGGCTCTTATATAATCTATGCTCCTATTGACCTTGTTTCCATGAATGTGGTGCTAAATGGTGGAGATCCAGACTATGTGGCACTCCTTCCCTCAGGATTTTCTATATTGCCTGATGGACCAAAAACTCATGGAGGAACATTAGTTGGTGAGGTTGGGTCTGGTGGAACTCTTCTGACAGTGGCATTTCAAATCTTAGTCGATTCAGTTCCAACTGCAAAACTCTCTCTTGGATCTGTGGCTACCGTAAACAGTCTCATTGCTTGCACTGTTGATAGAATTAAGGGCGCATTTTAA